Proteins found in one Quercus robur chromosome 2, dhQueRobu3.1, whole genome shotgun sequence genomic segment:
- the LOC126715646 gene encoding uncharacterized protein LOC126715646 isoform X2 — MEFKFRAVDDRPPPPPPPHPTAPSTFNYVSKQALRVSAGFSTTSPRPNLEQIQNPNDTREAIVQRELEKARIREEIIAAEITRRRLLEAEVRRELMIEREMALRRLSAEGRISFEYGLSMHAFDGGFAFPSCINTFDMFPMLPPPRLPEAMPVDVRAPSETNKDKLIVLAKPTPNISGAKRKAETASAGDTSELPPFGLKKRPKEEWSCAICQVSALSERALNEHLQGRKHKAKEAGLRAQRTGRSTSSTPSTKKATMHSKLTESPDFGTSGQEAKVEGKSLKQNETGVDSGQKMEMTGCLKSKNQRVTLPENQTAEDSEKTNSTKAEQGSAKTEGFERNKMFKFWCEMCQKGAYSRVVMETHIKGKKHRARLQKRGQKDGVVSTASSGSAQKAQDTNLVAEKTSQSHATQKAKGVADVMAKEAIKRTPVIVIVDAD; from the exons ATGGAGTTCAAGTTTAGAGCTGTTGATGAccgaccaccaccaccaccaccaccgcatCCCACCGCTCCTTCCACCTTCAACTACGTCTCCAAACAAGCTTTGAGAG TATCAGCTGGATTTTCAACCACCAGTCCGAGACCAAACTTGGagcaaattcaaaaccctaatgaCACCCGGGAAGCAATAGTACAGCGTGAGCTGGAGAAGGCGCGGATTAGAGAGGAAATAATTGCAGCCGAGATAACTCGGCGTAGACTGCTCGAAGCGGAGGTGAGGAGGGAGCTGATGATAGAGCGAGAGATGGCATTGCGGAGGCTCTCAGCTGAGGGCAGGATTTCGTTCGAGTATGGACTGTCAATGCACGCATTTGATGGTGGCTTTGCATTTCCCAGTTGTATCAACACATTTGATATGTTTCCAATGCTGCCACCGCCAAGGTTACCGGAAGCTATGCCAGTCGATGTCAGGGCCCCATCGGAGACCAACAAGGATAAGTTGATTGTACTG GCTAAGCCCACTCCAAATATTTCTGGAGCAAAGCGGAAAGCTGAAACAGCATCTGCAGGGGACACTAGTGAGCTCCCACCTTTTGGTTTAAAGAAGAGACCCAAGGAGGAGTGGAGTTGTGCTATCTGTCAGGTTAGTGCCTTAAGTGAGAGAGCTTTGAATGAACACCTTCAAGGTAGGAAGCACAAGGCCAAGGAAGCAGGGCTTAGAGCTCAGAGAACGGGCAGGAGTACCAGCTCTACACCATCAACAAAAAAAGCTACAATGCATTCAAAGCTTACAGAGAGCCCTGATTTTGGGACCTCAGGACAGGAGGCAAAAGTAGAAGGGAAATCACTTAAGCAGAATGAAACTGGGGTTGATTCAGGCCAGAAAATGGAGATGACAGGATGTTTGAAGAGTAAAAATCAGCGAGTTACACTGCCAGAAAACCAAACTGCAGAAGATTCTGAGAAGACAAACAGTACAAAAGCAGAGCAGGGATCTGCTAAAACAGAAGGGTTTGAAAGGAACAAGATGTTTAAGTTTTGGTGTGAAATGTGTCAAAAAGGTGCATACTCTCGAGTAGTGATGGAGACTCATATAAAGGGGAAGAAGCACAGGGCTCGGCTTCAGAAACGTGGTCAAAAAGATGGAGTTGTCAGTACAGCATCATCTGGTTCTGCTCAAAAGGCACAAGATACAAATTTGGTAGCTGAAAAAACAAGTCAGTCACATGCTACTCAAAAGGCAAAAGGTGTAGCAGATGTTATGGCCAAAGAAGCAATTAAGAGGACACCAGTAATTGTTATTGTAGATGCAGATTAA
- the LOC126715643 gene encoding uncharacterized protein LOC126715643: MKKMKMKMKGVVAKESSPYVVGEDPRTRLRHQSLLLDFEELQKETEAMKNKLQMMKQKKLTLSTEVRFLRKRYKYLITNQSPKPQPKQDFVQPQKFDTRNNGATKGKKYSKKEVALRHPVLVSDLNRKERIYNGGEATLRKPASIFDLNQKVRAFNGKEAALPTSAPKFDLNQKERIYSGKDAAKRNSTPVFDLNQISTEEEEIQADCEPLRTEESKKSLLRGGSDEQLNDMKISICRNVGSGSNRAGKRKISWQDQVALRV, from the exons atgaagaagatgaagatgaagatgaaaggGGTTGTTGCTAAAGAGTCTTCTCCATATGTTGTGGGTGAGGACCCAAGAACCAGGTTGAGGCATCAGAGTCTCTTACTGGACTTTGAAGAGCTACAGAAG GAAACGGAAGCCATGAAGAATAAACTGCAGATGATGAAACAGAAAAAATTGACTCTCTCAACGGAAGTCCG ATTTTTGAGGAAACGATACAAATACTTGATTACAAACCAGTCTCCAAAACCACAGCCAAAGCAAGATTTTGTGCAACCACAGAAGTTTGATACACGAAATAATGGTGCTACAAAGGGAAAGAAATACAGTAAAAAAGAAGTGGCATTGCGCCACCCAGTTCTAGTTTCTGATTTAAACCGAAAGGAAAGGATTTACAATGGAGGAGAAGCCACCTTGAGGAAACCTGCTTCAATTTTTGACTTAAACCAGAAGGTTAGGGCTTTCAATGGAAAGGAAGCCGCTTTACCAACTTCTGCACCAAAATTTGACCTGAACCAGAAGGAAAGGATCTATAGTGGAAAAGATGCCGCTAAGCGGAACAGTACTCCAGTTTTCGACTTGAACCAGATTTCG ACAGAGGAAGAGGAAATACAGGCTGATTGTGAGCCATTGAGAACAGAGGAGTCAAAGAAAAGTTTACTTAGAGGTGGAAGTGATGAGCAACTCAATGATATGAAGATATCAATTTGTAGGAATGTCGGAAGTGGGTCAAATCGAGCAGGAAAACGGAAGATTTCATGGCAAGATCAGGTGGCTTTAAGAGTTTGA
- the LOC126715646 gene encoding uncharacterized protein LOC126715646 isoform X1, with the protein MEFKFRAVDDRPPPPPPPHPTAPSTFNYVSKQALRANPISVSAGFSTTSPRPNLEQIQNPNDTREAIVQRELEKARIREEIIAAEITRRRLLEAEVRRELMIEREMALRRLSAEGRISFEYGLSMHAFDGGFAFPSCINTFDMFPMLPPPRLPEAMPVDVRAPSETNKDKLIVLAKPTPNISGAKRKAETASAGDTSELPPFGLKKRPKEEWSCAICQVSALSERALNEHLQGRKHKAKEAGLRAQRTGRSTSSTPSTKKATMHSKLTESPDFGTSGQEAKVEGKSLKQNETGVDSGQKMEMTGCLKSKNQRVTLPENQTAEDSEKTNSTKAEQGSAKTEGFERNKMFKFWCEMCQKGAYSRVVMETHIKGKKHRARLQKRGQKDGVVSTASSGSAQKAQDTNLVAEKTSQSHATQKAKGVADVMAKEAIKRTPVIVIVDAD; encoded by the exons ATGGAGTTCAAGTTTAGAGCTGTTGATGAccgaccaccaccaccaccaccaccgcatCCCACCGCTCCTTCCACCTTCAACTACGTCTCCAAACAAGCTTTGAGAG caaaTCCTATATCAGTATCAGCTGGATTTTCAACCACCAGTCCGAGACCAAACTTGGagcaaattcaaaaccctaatgaCACCCGGGAAGCAATAGTACAGCGTGAGCTGGAGAAGGCGCGGATTAGAGAGGAAATAATTGCAGCCGAGATAACTCGGCGTAGACTGCTCGAAGCGGAGGTGAGGAGGGAGCTGATGATAGAGCGAGAGATGGCATTGCGGAGGCTCTCAGCTGAGGGCAGGATTTCGTTCGAGTATGGACTGTCAATGCACGCATTTGATGGTGGCTTTGCATTTCCCAGTTGTATCAACACATTTGATATGTTTCCAATGCTGCCACCGCCAAGGTTACCGGAAGCTATGCCAGTCGATGTCAGGGCCCCATCGGAGACCAACAAGGATAAGTTGATTGTACTG GCTAAGCCCACTCCAAATATTTCTGGAGCAAAGCGGAAAGCTGAAACAGCATCTGCAGGGGACACTAGTGAGCTCCCACCTTTTGGTTTAAAGAAGAGACCCAAGGAGGAGTGGAGTTGTGCTATCTGTCAGGTTAGTGCCTTAAGTGAGAGAGCTTTGAATGAACACCTTCAAGGTAGGAAGCACAAGGCCAAGGAAGCAGGGCTTAGAGCTCAGAGAACGGGCAGGAGTACCAGCTCTACACCATCAACAAAAAAAGCTACAATGCATTCAAAGCTTACAGAGAGCCCTGATTTTGGGACCTCAGGACAGGAGGCAAAAGTAGAAGGGAAATCACTTAAGCAGAATGAAACTGGGGTTGATTCAGGCCAGAAAATGGAGATGACAGGATGTTTGAAGAGTAAAAATCAGCGAGTTACACTGCCAGAAAACCAAACTGCAGAAGATTCTGAGAAGACAAACAGTACAAAAGCAGAGCAGGGATCTGCTAAAACAGAAGGGTTTGAAAGGAACAAGATGTTTAAGTTTTGGTGTGAAATGTGTCAAAAAGGTGCATACTCTCGAGTAGTGATGGAGACTCATATAAAGGGGAAGAAGCACAGGGCTCGGCTTCAGAAACGTGGTCAAAAAGATGGAGTTGTCAGTACAGCATCATCTGGTTCTGCTCAAAAGGCACAAGATACAAATTTGGTAGCTGAAAAAACAAGTCAGTCACATGCTACTCAAAAGGCAAAAGGTGTAGCAGATGTTATGGCCAAAGAAGCAATTAAGAGGACACCAGTAATTGTTATTGTAGATGCAGATTAA